In the genome of Cyclopterus lumpus isolate fCycLum1 chromosome 19, fCycLum1.pri, whole genome shotgun sequence, one region contains:
- the foxi1 gene encoding forkhead box protein I1, with translation MNAFGHQPSNQQTSPIQHHSAQELLDMAVYCDNYGVYQQNLHHHHPQRPPTHPTSYGLGEYTTPSANPYLWLNGPGINSSPYLSGNNSTSYIQSGYGSNQRPFLPPPTGFGGADLGWLSISSQQELFKMVRPPYSYSALIAMAIQNAQDKKLTLSQIYLYVAENFPFYKKSKAGWQNSIRHNLSLNDCFKKMARDEDDPGKGNYWTLDPNCEKMFDNGNFRRKRKRRADISGADSSALPVKSEDGPHKLSDTASLLSSSPPSLHGSPASTEPKSSPSPSAEHSPCYSNFVSSVNSLMAGSGSTEGSRGAERDYSSGHPGGQSQTREGMSGLGSYSPTLISPLNSTDNTRMNYYTSVQNLSNHFSVNNLIYSREGTEV, from the exons ATGAACGCTTTTGGACACCAACCATCTAACCAGCAGACCAGCCCCATTCAGCACCACAGCGCGCAGGAGCTCCTGGACATGGCCGTGTACTGCGATAACTACGGTGTGTACCAACAGaacctccaccaccatcacccgCAGAGGCCTCCGACGCACCCCACCAGCTACGGCCTCGGGGAGTACACCACCCCGTCCGCGAACCCGTACCTCTGGCTGAACGGACCGGGCATCAACTCCTCTCCTTACCTCTCCGGGAACAACAGCACGTCGTATATTCAGTCGGGATACGGGTCGAACCAGAGGCCGTTCTTGCCGCCTCCCACCGGGTTTGGTGGGGCGGATCTGGGGTGGCTGTCCATATCCAGTCAGCAGGAGCTCTTCAAGATGGTCAGACCGCCTTACTCCTACTCAGCACTGATAGCGATGGCCATACAGAACGCACAAGACAAGAAGTTGACTCTCAGCCAGATCTATCTGTACGTGGCAGAAAACTTCCCGTTCTACAAGAAGAGCAAAGCCGGATGGCAGAACTCCATCCGCCACAACTTGTCTCTGAACGACTGTTTCAAGAAAATGGCACGAGACGAGGATGACCCCG GTAAGGGAAACTACTGGACGCTGGATCCCAACTGCGAGAAGATGTTCGACAACGGGAACTtccggaggaagaggaaaaggagagccGACATAAGCGGGGCTGACAGCAGCGCTCTCCCGGTCAAGTCAGAAGACGGCCCGCACAAGCTCTCCGACACCGCCAGCCTGCTGAGTTCCTCCCCGCCCAGCCTGCACGGATCCCCGGCCTCCACGGAGCCCAAGtcgtccccgtccccgtccgCGGAGCACAGCCCGTGTTACAGCAATTTCGTGTCCAGCGTGAACTCGCTGATGGCGGGCAGCGGCAGCACCGAGGGGTCCCGGGGCGCGGAGCGGGACTACAGCTCCGGGCATCCCGGGGGACAGTCTCAGACCAGAGAGGGCATGTCCGGACTGGGCTCCTACTCGCCCACTTTAATCTCTCCTCTGAACTCAACAGACAACACCAGAATGAACTATTACACATCAGTACAGAACCTCTCCAACCATTTTAGTGTTAATAACCTCATATACAGCCGGGAAGGAACAGAGGTGTAG